Proteins encoded together in one Syntrophorhabdaceae bacterium window:
- a CDS encoding MTAP family purine nucleoside phosphorylase — MRREKIRAVIGGTSLMQSTLFAEWKDITRETPYGAVAVKTEGRHFFVQRHGIPPLPPHRINYRGYIWALNALKVKEIIAVNSVGSLKPGLKPGSFVIPHDFLSFWDVPTFWDDEMKFTVPEMDEELRGRLSKACEDIGMERPASGIYVQTRGPRLETRAEVGVLKKMGDVVGMTMASEATLCIEAGIPYASICSVDNYCNGIVGRRLTMEEIGRTGLKSLGAIETLLKKLCEIK; from the coding sequence GTGAGGAGAGAGAAAATACGCGCCGTCATAGGGGGAACGTCGTTGATGCAGTCAACCCTCTTTGCGGAGTGGAAAGATATAACCCGGGAAACTCCCTACGGGGCCGTGGCGGTGAAAACAGAGGGCCGCCATTTTTTTGTGCAGAGGCACGGTATCCCTCCATTGCCTCCCCACAGGATTAATTATCGCGGATATATTTGGGCGCTGAACGCATTAAAAGTCAAAGAGATCATCGCGGTAAATTCGGTGGGGAGCCTTAAACCGGGTCTGAAGCCCGGCTCTTTTGTGATTCCCCATGATTTTTTATCTTTTTGGGACGTTCCAACCTTTTGGGACGATGAAATGAAATTTACCGTGCCCGAGATGGATGAGGAATTGCGGGGGCGGCTCTCAAAGGCATGCGAGGATATAGGCATGGAAAGACCCGCTTCCGGTATCTATGTGCAGACGAGGGGGCCGAGACTGGAAACCAGGGCTGAAGTGGGCGTTCTGAAGAAAATGGGAGACGTGGTCGGCATGACCATGGCATCGGAGGCCACATTATGTATTGAGGCGGGAATCCCGTATGCAAGTATCTGCTCCGTTGACAATTACTGCAACGGCATAGTCGGGAGGCGGCTGACAATGGAGGAGATCGGCCGGACCGGTCTCAAAAGCCTCGGTGCTATTGAAACCCTCCTGAAAAAACTTTGCGAGATAAAATGA